In a genomic window of Muntiacus reevesi chromosome 1, mMunRee1.1, whole genome shotgun sequence:
- the LOC136156439 gene encoding LOW QUALITY PROTEIN: putative gustatory receptor clone PTE01 (The sequence of the model RefSeq protein was modified relative to this genomic sequence to represent the inferred CDS: inserted 2 bases in 1 codon; deleted 1 base in 1 codon), protein MPIYLFPFFQYSFFFKRVQSYMEPQNLRNDLEFLFVELSDDPDLQPLLFFLFLSTYLVTMLGNLLIILAVTSDSHFHTPMYFFLSNPSLTDIDFTSTTILKMILDIQTHSRVTSYAGCLTQMSFFMLFRCLDSLLLTVMAYDQFVAICHPLRYLDNMNPCLRGSLVLVSLFISLLTSQMHNSMVIKLTYLKDVEISHFFCDPSQLFNLACSDPFTNNIFMYFLGAISPFLPILGIFFSYYKIVSSILSVPSSGGRYKAFLTCGSHLAFVYLFYGTGLGMYLTSAISQSPRKDXVASVVYTVVTPMLNSCIYSLRNRDSKRAMWRFLSKTICFKN, encoded by the exons ATGCCCATTtacttgtttcctttctttcaatattccttctttttcaaaaggGTTCAAAGCTATATGGAGCCACAGAATCTAAGAAACGACTTAGAATTCCTTTTCGTGGAACTCTCAGATGATCCAGATCTGCAGCCTTTGCTCTTTTTCCTGTTCCTGTCCACATACCTGGTCACCATGCTGgggaacctgctcatcatcctggctgtCACTTCTGACTCCCACTTCCACactcccatgtactttttcctctccAACCCATCCTTGACTGACATCGATTTCACCTCCACCACAATCCTGAAAATGATTCTGGACATTCAGACTCACAGCAGGGTCACCTCCTATGCAGGCTGCCTGACACAGATGTCCTTTTTTATGCTTTTTAGGTGTTTGGATAGCCTCCTCctgactgtgatggcctatgaccagTTTGTAGCCATCTGTCACCCTCTACGTTACTTGGACAATATGAACCCATGTCTCCGTGGCTCATTGGTTTTGGTATCACTTTTCATCAGTCTCTTGACTTCCCAGATGCACAATTCCATGGTGATAAAACTCACCTACTTGAAAGATGTGgaaatttctcatttcttctgtgaCCCTTCTCAACTCTTCAACCTTGCCTGTTCTGACCCTTTCACCAATAACatattcatgtat tttcttggtgccatctctccttttctccctatCTTGGGGatctttttctcttattataaAATTGTTTCCTCTATTCTAAGTGTCCCCTCATCAGGTGGGAGGTATAAAGCTTTCTTGACCTGTGGCTCTCACCTggcatttgtttacttattttatggAACAGGCCTTGGCATGTACCTCACCTCAGCCATCTCACAATCTCCCAGGAAGGA TGTGGCCTCGGTGGTATACACTGTGGTCACTCCTATGCTGAACTCCTGCATCTACAGCTTGAGGAACCGAGATAGCAAAAGGGCCATGTGGAGGTTCCTCAGCAAAacaatctgttttaaaaattaa
- the LOC136156423 gene encoding olfactory receptor 7E24-like, with product MGTVLHVIYLFSFFQMLFLFQRCPRYIQPQNLTQNLTSVSEFFLLGLSDDPELQPLLCVLFLSTYLVTVLGNLLIILAIISDPNLHTPMYFFLSNLSLADIGFVSTTVPKMIVNIQTHSRVISYEGCLTQMSSFILFGCLDGMLLSMMSYDRFVAICHPLHYLVIMNPHLCFCLVLVSFFGSLMDSQVHNLIVLQLTCFKDVQISNYFCDPSLLLKLACSDTFTNNIILYLTGAIFAFVLFSGIFFSYYKILSSILRVPSSGGRYKAFSTCGSHLTVVCLYYGTGLGVYLSSAISQSPRNDALASVMYTVVTPMLNPFIYSLRNRDIKRALCRFLNKTI from the coding sequence ATGGGCACAGTACTGCATGTCatttacttgttttctttcttccaaatgttgtttctttttcaaagGTGTCCAAGGTACATACAACCACAAAATCTAACACAGAATCTAACAAGTGTCTCAGAATTCTTCCTCCTCGGCCTCTCAGATGATCCAGAACTGCAACCTTTGCTCTGTGTTCTGTTTCTGTCCACATACCTGGTCACCGTGCtgggaaacctgctcatcatcctggccatCATCTCTGACCCcaacctccacacccccatgtacttcttcctctccaacctgtccttggCTGACATTGGTTTCGTCTCTACCACAGTCCCCAAGATGATTGTGAACATACAAACTCACAGCAGAGTCATTTCCTATGAAGGCTGCCTGACACAGATGTcttcttttatcctttttggaTGTTTGGATGGAATGCTGCTGTCTATGATGTCCTATGACAGATTTGTGGCCATCTGTCACCCACTGCACTACCTGGTCATTATGAACCCACACCTCTGCTTCTGTTTAGTTTTGGTGTCTTTTTTTGGTAGCCTTATGGACTCCCAGGTACACAATTTGATTGTGCTACAACTTACCTGCTTCAAAGATGTACAAATTTCTAATTACTTCTGTGACCCTTCTCTGCTCCTTAAGCTTGCCTGTTCTGACACTTTCACCAATAATATAATCCTGTATTTGACTGGTGCCATTTTTGCTTTTGTCCTTTTCTCAGGGatctttttctcttattacaAAATTCTTTCCTCCATTCTTAGAGTCCCGTCATCAGGTGGGAGGTataaagccttctccacctgtggctcTCACCTGACAGTTGTTTGCTTATATTATGGGACAGGCCTTGGTGTGTACCTCAGCTCAGCCATCTCACAATCTCCCAGGAACGATGCACTGGCCTCAGTTatgtacactgtggtcacccccatgctgaaccccttcatctacagcctgaggaaccgAGACATCAAAAGGGCCTTGTGCAGATTCCTCAACAAAACAATCTAA